A stretch of DNA from Micromonospora sp. NBC_01813:
AGGCGTGGGGTGTTTCGAGGCTGCCGTTGGTATATGTAGAGTTCCTTTCCCGCATGGGGGCGTGTGCCGGTAGAGTTCTCCGCGGTACGGACGCCTTCTTCCCGGTCATTCTCCAGATGAAGGAGTGGGCAGACGAGTTCTTCGATGAAAATTCCGGGATCATCTCGCTTCCGGATGGGGCGGTTGTGTTCGCGATGCATCAAGGCTATCTCGCCTACTGGATGTCAGGCGCTTCGTCATCCGATCCTGAAGTTGTGCTCTGCGCGGAAGCCGACCCATCTCCATTGCGCGTTTGGCCATCTTTCACGGCATTCCTAGATTCGCATTACGTAGACGAGCCCGGGGTGAAGTAAGCGTCCGGTGGATGGGCTGGCGTCATCCATCGATCTTGACATGGCGGGAGGCGGAGTGGGCACGTAAGTTGCTTCTCTTGGCATCGGGCCGCTTCGTGGTCGAATAGGCGCGGCATTCTCAGGTGACGATGAGGTCCTTGGCGTCGTTGCAGAATCGGCGGACGGCGGGGGTGCGCCGGTACGGTCCGAGTACGCCGACGAGGTTGCGGACGTGTTTGATGCATCTGGCGGAGGTCACCTGGCCGGTGAGGGTCTGGACGGACTGATCGCCGAGGGCAAGCGCCTTGTCCAACTCCGGCTGTTCCTGCCGGACGTAGGTGGTGGCGAGCAGGGCGTTCCGCAGTGCGCCTTCGCGGCTGAACTCATTGTCCTGGAGCCGCAGCGCGGCTCGGAGGTGTTCGCGGGCGCGGGTCCAGTCTTCAAGCTTGACGTAACAGTAGCCGGCCTGGGCGTGGACCTGGGCTTCGTTGATCCAGTACGCCCAGTCGGGGTCGCCGTGTTCCGGACGTTCATCGGTGAGCCGGTCGAAGGCGCTGTCGAGCGCGCGCCGGGTGTCGGTGACCGCGTGGTTGTTGGCGTACGCCTCAGCGGCGCGTAGGTCGAGGATTGTTCCGACTTTCGGGCTGGTGGCGGGGTAGCTGGCTCGCGCTGTTTCGGCGAGGGTGATTGACTGCCGGAGTTGGCCGAGGTCTTTGGCCTGGCAGGACATGAAGCCGAGGATGTTCGCGCCGAGGCCGCGGTCACCGGCGGTGTGGGCCTGGTAGAGGCCGGCGATCCAGAATCGTTGGGCCTGGCTGTGGTTGCCGTCGTCGAACGACAGCCAGCCGGCGAGGCGCATCAGTTCACCGGCGGTGCCGTGCAGTCGTCGCCCGACTGAGTCGGTGTAGCGGCGCTCGCGTAGCACCTCGACCACGGTTGCCAGGTGTCGACGGACCAGGCCGAGTGTCTGGCCGCTGCCGAGGTGGTCGTCCATCCGCCGC
This window harbors:
- a CDS encoding SMI1/KNR4 family protein is translated as MHGIAELAELIRQEEPDGVLGITKEQISEIQEAWGVSRLPLVYVEFLSRMGACAGRVLRGTDAFFPVILQMKEWADEFFDENSGIISLPDGAVVFAMHQGYLAYWMSGASSSDPEVVLCAEADPSPLRVWPSFTAFLDSHYVDEPGVK